Below is a window of Planktothrix tepida PCC 9214 DNA.
AAAATTCCCAGGGTTAAGGCTAATTGATTCAGGAAAACCAGTGTTCCCCGAATACTCTTAGGTGCAACTTCCGAAATGTACATTGGAGAAATAAAAGACGCGATCCCAATTCCAACCCCAACAATAACCCGTCCGATCACCAAAATCGTTAGGTTAGGGGTAAAGGCTGTTAACAACGCACCCAAACCAAAAATGATGCCAGCGAGAATAATCATGTGTCGCCGTCCAAAGCGATCGCCCAGCAGTCCACCTAAAGCCGCTCCGGTCACTGAACCCACCAGCACCGAACTGACGACAAATTCCTGCATGGTGGAATCTAAGCGAAATTGCTCTTTAATGAACAAAATTGCTCCTGAAATGACCCCCGTATCGTAGCCAAACAGCAGTCCGCCAATAGCTGCGATCGCCGAAACAATAATGACAAACCGAGAGACCTGATGATGGGTTCCAGATGGAACAGGTTGAGAGGTTGATGATGTTTGCGCCATAATAACAATCCTGATAATCGTGGGATTTCAATGGTTAATCTGCTGAAAATTGAGTGATGAAATCAGGGGAGCTAAAACAAAAGCATTTGCCCAAGCTGGTCATAAAAGGCTTTATCATTCACCTCCTGAATCAGTTTGGCGACCAGTGCCGTCCATCCCGCTTGTTGACTGGCTCCCAATCCGACGCCATTGTCGCCCTGAAAATATTCATGAAACCGAAGTAAATCTCGCCAGTGGGGATCTTGTTGGAATTTGGTGATATCACCGTATATCGGACGACCTTCTGCGCCCTTACGAAACAAGTTAATCAGCCGTTGCGATAGTTCTTCGGCGACTTCCTTCAACGTCATCAGATTGCCTGATCCCGTCGGGCATTCCACGCGAAAATCATCCCCCAGATAGCGGTAATATCGCTGCATGGATTCAATCAGTAAATAATTCATCGGAAACCAGATCGGGCCACGCCAGTTAGAATTTCCTCCAAATTCCCCTGTGGTGGATTCGGCGGGTTCATAGTCGATTACATAGTCATGTCCCTGGTTATTTAAGTGATAGGGATGCTGTCGGTGATATTGTGATACCGATCGAATCCCATAGGAAGACAGAAACTCCGATTCATCCAATAAATGTTTGAGGATTCGTTTCAGTTCTTCCGGTGTAGCAATGGCACACAACCGTCGTTCTGATTTGCCTTTGAGCTTCAGGGAAGCAATATGTTGCATTAAATCGGGACGACGTTGGATCAATTTTTCCATCCCGGCTTGAAAGTCGGGAAATTGTTCGAGAACTTCCGGTTCCAGGGTACAAACCGCCAGTAACGGAGCTAACCCGACTAGGGAATAGATTTTGAGGGAGATTTCTTGCCCATCGGGTAGAGTTAAGGCACTAAAGAAAAAGCCTGCGGTTTCGTCCCAGAGGCTAAGATGATGATCGTCTCCGACCCGATCCATCGCTTGGGCAATATTCAGGAAGTGACGCAAAAAACTCAGGGCTGTTTGCCGATAAACGCCATCGCTACGGCCTAACTCCAGGGCAATTATCATCATGTTGAGGGAAAACATTCCCATCCAGGCAGTCCCATCGGACTGTTGCAGATAACCGCCCGTGGGTAACGCGGCACTGCGGTTAAAGATGGTGATGTTATCTAACCCCAGGAAACCACCCTGAAATAGATTTTTTTGATCTTTGTCTTCCCGATTTAGCCACCAATAGTAATTGGCTTGTAATGTCTGAAAGATCTGTTCGAGAAAGTTGCGATCGCCTTGTCCAGTTTTCTGTTTTTCATATTGATAAATCTTCCAAGCTGCCCAAGCTTGTACAGGGGGATTGACATCACTAAAACACCATTCATAAGCCGGAATTTGCCCCTGTAAATTGATACATTCCTCACTGCATAATAGGAGTAATTGTTGTTTAGCAA
It encodes the following:
- a CDS encoding MGH1-like glycoside hydrolase domain-containing protein — translated: MNAEQKRVQENSESQVWSQWGPYLSERQWGTVREDYSPHGNAWDYFPHDHARSRVYRWGEDGLGGFCDAAGEICFALAFWNGQDSILKERLFGLTNAQGNHGEDVKEYYYYVDNTPSHSYMRWVYKYPQQAYPYTELVNVNAARTRQQGEYELIDTGIFKDNRYFDITAEYAKATPDDICIRIHIVNRSPETAEIDVLPTLWFRNTWSWTGRKPTQQLTATDGGIKLYHPDYGDYWLYCDHVFGNSPSLLFTENETNFKRLFGSENPTSYVKDAFHTYLIQGQSEAINPNQIGTKSAAHYHLTLTAGERVTLQLRFTHQPVEAAFGSEFAALFNQRQQEADQFYTNLFPGLNEDDRTIQRQAFAALLWSKQFYDYDVHTWLQGDPGQPPPPTERLTGRNKEWQTLYTKAVISMPDKWEYPWFAAWDWSFHCVVFALIDPGFAKQQLLLLCSEECINLQGQIPAYEWCFSDVNPPVQAWAAWKIYQYEKQKTGQGDRNFLEQIFQTLQANYYWWLNREDKDQKNLFQGGFLGLDNITIFNRSAALPTGGYLQQSDGTAWMGMFSLNMMIIALELGRSDGVYRQTALSFLRHFLNIAQAMDRVGDDHHLSLWDETAGFFFSALTLPDGQEISLKIYSLVGLAPLLAVCTLEPEVLEQFPDFQAGMEKLIQRRPDLMQHIASLKLKGKSERRLCAIATPEELKRILKHLLDESEFLSSYGIRSVSQYHRQHPYHLNNQGHDYVIDYEPAESTTGEFGGNSNWRGPIWFPMNYLLIESMQRYYRYLGDDFRVECPTGSGNLMTLKEVAEELSQRLINLFRKGAEGRPIYGDITKFQQDPHWRDLLRFHEYFQGDNGVGLGASQQAGWTALVAKLIQEVNDKAFYDQLGQMLLF